AGTTATATCTCAGAGCTCTACAGCTATGTCATTAGCTATACCAGGAGACTTTATCTATAGATTTACAGCACCAGATAGCTATCAGGCTAAAGCTATAGCCCATATAATGTGGCTAAGAGGAATAAGATTTGTTGTACCTATATGGAGAGGAGATGCCTGGGGAGATGGCTTAGCGGATTACACTAAACGTGAATTTGAGAATATTTGTAGGGCTAGTGGAGAAGCTTGCGGATGGGATAGTGGTATTAGATTTGATCCTAATGCAAAAGAGTTCTCAACAGAGGTAGCAACACTTGCATCAAAGGTTCAGAGCTACGCAGATAGATATGGTAAGGATAAGGTTGGAGTACTAGTGATATCATTTGAAGAAGCTGCATCGATAATTACAGAAGCTCTAAAATATCCAATCCTCTCAGAGGTGCTATGGCAAGGAAGTGATGGGACCTATGGTACAACAAAGTTTATTGAGGAACCAAGTATCGCTGAATTTGTTATAAAGACACAGTTTTGGAATACTATGACAGCTCCAGGAGAATCTCCACTAAGGGAAAGAGTTAGAAGCTATATCATGCAAAAACTTGGTTCAGAACCTATACCATATGCATACTTTACATATGATGCTGTATGGGCTATAGCATTAGCTATCGACCATACAGGTTCCTATGATGGAGCAGCACTAAGAAATGCTATACCCTATGTACTCCAATATTTCATTGGCTCTTCAGGACACTTTGTATTAGATGAGAATGGTGATAGAGCTACAGCGGACTATGTAATAGGTACAGTTGCAAAAACATCTGATGGAAAATATGTTTGGAAGGATATAGCTATCTTCACATCAGCAGGAGAGCTAAAGCAACTCTAAGTCTTTGAATTTGTATATGATTTTTTAGCATAAATATTTTTATTCTCTTTAAAAACATATTTTCAACTAAATAGTGATAGGTATGAGTAATGATGATGCAATACTTATTGCAAAAAATGTAACGAAATACTTTGGTGGTCTTGTAGCACTAGATAATGTGAGTATAGAGGTGAAGAAGTATAGTTTAACACTTTTGATAGGTCCTAATGGTGCTGGTAAGACTACGCTTATAAATGTGTGTACAGGGGTTTTAAAGCCTGAGAAAGGGATTATCATATTCGATGGTAAGGATATTACAGGATATCCTCCGCATAAGGTATATAGCCTCGGATTTACAAGGACATTTCAGATACCACAACCATTTAAATCACTTACAGTTTTAGAAAATGTTCTTGCGGCTATTAGGAGTAGGGGTGAGAATCCTTTAGAAGCTTTAAGGAGGAGTTCCTGGATTAGGAATGAATATGAAAATATTGAAAAAGCATTTAGAATTCTTAAGATTGTTGGACTTGATAGATACTGGGATTGGGAGGCTTATAAACTTGGAGCAGGACAGCTAAAGATGCTTGAAATTGCTAGATCTCTTGCAGCAGGCGCAAAGCTTCTAGCTCTAGACGAACCTATTGGTGGAACAGATCCCTCCTATGCAAATAGTATATTTGAGAATATTAGGAGGATTAAGCTTGATGCAAAGATTTCTTTTCTAGTCATTGAGCATAGAATAGATATAGCTCTCAAGTACGCAGATTATGTATATGTAATGGATAGAGGAAGAGTTATTGCCGAGGGAACACCTAGTGAAGTTTTGAAGAATCCTAAGGTGGCAGAGGTTTATCTAGGGTGATATAGTTGGCTGTACTAGAGGTTAAAAATCTCTATTCTGGTTATGGAAAGATAAAAGTGCTTTTCGACATAAATTTCTCCGCTGATGAGGGGAAGATTACAGCGATTATAGGTCCTAATGGTGCTGGTAAATCTACTCTCCTCAATAGTATCTATGGTATAGCCGATATATATGATGGAAAAGTTCTATTGAATGGTATTGATATAACAGGTCTAAAGCCATATATCATAGCTAGAATGGGTATAGGATATGTGCCACAAACAAATAATATCTTCTCCGAGTTAAGTGTTGAAGAGAATCTGAGGATAGCTGTAAGAAATGTCTCAAGAGAAGAATTTAAGGCTAGGATGGAAGAAGTATTGGATTTCTTTCCCAAGTTAAGAGAACTGTTACATAGAAAGGCTGGTACCCTTAGTGGGGGTGAAAGAAGAATGTTGGCAATAGCTATAGCGCTAATGAGACGTCCAAACATATTGTTGTTAGATGAGATAACAACGGATCTTGCACCAATAGTTGTGAAAAGAATTCTAGAGAAGGTTGTAGAGCTTAGAGATAAAATGGGGATGACTATAGTTATGGTTGAACAATATGCAAGAAGAGCTCTAGAGATATGCGATAAGGTCTATCTTATTGCTAGTGGACAGGTAAAGTTTGAGGGAGATCCCAAGCAGTTATTAGAGCAACGAGAACTTGTATCGCTTTATCTTGGTGCACTATAGATATTGATAAACTCGTTTATAGTATCCCTATATATGTATATCCCCTTAATCATCTCATCAATGCTTATCTCTTCTCTATCACTATGAGAAAGCTCTGAACGTCCTGGCCCAAATGCAACTATATTTTCTGTAACAATAGGGTATATTATATTCATATCACTTGTTCCCAATTTATAAGTAAACCTCGGTCTAATATTGTGTTTCACCATAGCTCTTGTCATAGATCTTACCATGACATTGTTTAGCGAAACCTTAACAGGATTTGTATAATCAAGTATGCTATATTCACATGAGCTAATGGTTATTAGCTGAGATATCTCATCTACTATATCTCTAATCGATCTATCCACAGAGACCCTAATATCTATTATACTCTCTCCATATCTTGGATGAACACTTGAAGACTCCTCACCACATCTCAAATAGATTAGTGATGCAGATGTCTCTGAAGCTCTATACCCCCTATATCTATCTCTAATCCTTGACCAAATATCTATAACCTTATCACAAGCTGTAGCTTCTATTGATGGTGAAGATGAGTGTCCTCCTATACCTCTACACACTATTTTCATCTTGATACTCCCTCTATAGCCAACAACAATACTATTATTGCTCGGTTCTCCTATTACAGCTCCATCACTCCTAAAACCCTTTTTCACTAGGTTTTTAGCACCCCTACTATCTCCCTCCTCACCAGTTACAGCAATAGCATAAACCTTAAATCTATTAAAATCTATAAATCTCTTAGCAAGAGAGGCTCCAATAAACATTGCTACTAAAGGGCCTTTAGCATCTACAGCTCCTCTACCAGTTATCACATCTCCATTGAAGCTAACAGGAAGTTCACCAGGGACAGTATCTATATGCCCTATAAAGGATATAGATATAGGTCCTCTGCCATAGGATGCAATTAGATTACCTACTTCATCAACAACTATATCCTCATAGCCTAGCTCATATGCATAGTTCTTCAGAACCTCAATAGCTCTGTCCTCATGGTTTGTAGGGCTATAAGCCTTTAATATATCTATAAGCATATCAGCTACTAATCTGGCTAGCGATTGTTCTTGCAATAACCTTCACCGCATACTCAATATCGATATTGGTTATCACATATGGTGGTAATAGTCTTAGGACTGTTGTACCAGATTTCAATGCTAATATACCTTCATTCTGTAGCTCCTTAATAATATTTGTCGGTTCTATCCTTAGATCGATACCTATCATAAGTCCTGCTCCTCTAATCTCTCTAACAATTCTAATATCTTTTAACTCCCTTCTAAGTAACTCGAAAAACATATTTCCTTTTTCATATGCTTTCTGAGGAACACTATCATTTATTAGAACCTCTGTAGATGCTTTTACAGCTGCACATGCAAGAGGATTTCCACCATATGTAGATCCATGGCTTCCACGCTCTATTTTTACACCTATATCATGTGGCATGAATATTACACTCACAGGAAATCCTCCACCAATTGCTTTACCAGCTAAAAGTATATCTGGATAAACACCATATTGCTCTGATAGCCATATACTCCCAGTTCTACCAAAACCTGTCTGTATCTCATCTATAATTAGTATTGCTCCTACATCCATAGTTCTCCTCCTCAACTCAGATACAAATTCCTCAGATGCAACATTGATCCCTCCCTCACCCTGTATCAACTCTAATATTACTGCTGCTGTCTGTTCATCAACAGCCTTATCTATTTCAGATAAATCGTTGTATCTTAGCATCATAGTTTCTGGTAGTAGAGGTTCAAACCCCTTTCTATACTTTTGATTTGCTGTAACTGATAATGCTCCAAAGGTTCTTCCATGAAATGAATTAGTAAAATATATTATCTTCTTCCTACCTGTTACCTTCCTCGAAATCTTAAGAGCAAACTCTACAGCTTCACTACCACTATTCAATAGATATACATATTCATATCTATCTGGTACTACCTTACTAAGTACCTCAAGCATTTCCTCTCTTATCTTCACCCTAAACGATGTTGATAATGTCATCACTTTACTCATTTGATCTACAATTGTGTTAACTATATGTGGATTTCTATGCCCTAGAAATGCAACTCCATGCCCTGTGTGCATATCTAGATATTTTCTTCCATTAGAATCCCATACATATTGGCTCTCTGCATACTCTATCTCTATACCCCTATCCTCATAAAGCATTAAATATTTCAACACTATCTCTTCACCTGAGATTTTACATATTCAATTATCTTTAGATGTATAGGTACACCTGTTGCCATTACAGTATTCTTAAACTCTGGAACAGCATTAACCTCATTAACTACATATCCCCTTTCCTGATCCTCAAAAATATCTATACCAAGAATTTCACCACCAATAATCTTTGCAGTTTTAAGTGCAAGCTCCCTTAACTCGCTATCTATATTAACCGGTACAGCTTTCCCCCCTCTAGCAGTATTTGTTATCCAATGATTACTAACTCTATATATAGCCGCTGGAACTTCTTCACCAATAACAAACACTCTTATATCCCTATTCGGCTTCTTAACAAATTCTTGAAGCATATGAACCTTCATAACTGGATTTGGTATATAGCTCCTATGCTCTAATACTGATCTTAATTCCTCATCATCTCTTGCCATAGCTATTAATCTACCCCAACTACCATCAATAGGCTTTACAACCAGTGGATATCTAAGAATCTCTGCAGATCTAAAACATGTTTCATCACTAAATGCTACTATTGTTCTAGGTATCTTTATATTGTTTTGCACAAGAAGTTTTGCAGTCCAAAGCTTATTCATTGCTATAGCCATTGATAGCGAATTATTTATACTTCTTATCCCCATAGACTCAAAGGCAAGTGAAGAGTTTAGCGCTATGACATGGCTTATAGCTCTCTGTAGAACTATATCTATATCCTCTAGTTCCTTCTCCAGCTTTCTACCATCTGACCCTATTAGAAGTCTTACATTATGTAGGTGGAGAGGTACTACCTCAAGACCTAGCTCTCTTGACGTATCTATAAGAAGTTTCTCCTCCCACCTTATTACTTCATAAGCTATTCCTATGCGGGCAATAAACATGCACCTCTACTACTCTCCCCAGTCCTCACCAACTCCCTCAAATGGTCTTACTTTTACTGTAGATCCTTCTATAACTACTTCTAGAGATACTCCACAGTCATGCTCTATTATTTCACCAGATACTGCATCCTCTGGTACTTCAACTGGTCCTCCACATACAGGACATTTGAGTGTAGGCATATATTTTACACCTCAAAACATGTACATGCTATATCTCCTAAACAGGGATTATATACAGTTCTCTAATTGCTTAAAGAGGCTTTTTTCTAGTTAATGGTGCGAAATTTGATAAGTCCTTGTACGGAAACTTTATGAACTCAGACAAACAAAATCTACTGTGCTCTCTAAAGTCTCTAGACCCTATCTATACTAGAAAATGTGGTGTATAGTGATATGGATAGAGTTAGAGTATGTATATTGGGAGCATCTGGCTATACAGGTGGAGAACTACTTAGACTCTTAGCTTTTCATCCCTATGCAGAGGTTGTTATAGCTACATCTAGAGAGTATGCAGGTAAACCTGTACACTATGTCCATTTCAATCTACGTAATATCTATAGAAACCTAAAATTCAGTGAAATCAATATTGATGCAATAACGAAGAGCTGTGAAGCTGTATTCCTCTCTCTACCCCATGGAGTCTCACTAAACTATGTACCTAAACTCCTTGAAGTAGGTCTTAGAGTTATAGATCTAAGTGCTGATTTTAGATTGAAGAATCCTGAAATGTATAAGGTTTGGTATGGATATGAGCATCCATATCCAGATCTCCTAAAGATAGCTGTCTATGGTTTACCAGAGATTCATAGAGATGAGCTAAGGAATGCAAAGCTCATTGCGTCTCCCGGGTGTAATGCTACTGCATCGATACTCTCTCTAGTTCCCCTAGTTAAAAATAAGGTAGTAGATTTAGATAGAATTATAATAGATGTTAAGGTTGGGAGTAGTGAAGCAGGTTCAAAACCATCTATAGCTGATCACCATCCAGAGAGAGAAGGCTCTATGAGACCTTATGAAGCAGAGGGACATAGACATACTGCTGAGGTTGAGCAAGAGCTATCTCTTATCGTTGGGCAAAAAGTAAATATATCAATGATACCTCATGCTGTTGGTGGTATTAGAGGTGCATTAGCATCTTCACATTCATGGCTATTAAGAGATGTTGAGGAGATGGATATACTTAGAATGTTTGTTGAAACATATAAGGGTGAGCCATTTATAAGAATTGTATATAAGGTACCGCCTAAGTATCCTGATCCAAAGTATGTCATAGGTAGTAATTTTGCCGATGTTGGATTTGCTATAGAGAGTAGGCTTAGGAGAATAACTGCTTTCTGTGCCATTGACAATCTTATGAAGGGTGCTGCAGGTCAGGCGATACAAGCATTTAATATTGCGATGGGATTTGAAGAAACTGCAGGTCTGCAAATAGTTCCACCAAAGCCGGTATAGGGTGTTTTCCTTGGTTATAGTAGTTAAAGCTGGTGGAAGAGCTCTTGATAAGAATATTGATGGAATAGTAGGAGATCTCATAAATATATCGAAACAGGAGAGAGTTGTATTTGTCCATGGTGGTGGTGATGCTGTAACAGATATGTGTAAGAGACTTGGTATAGAGCCAAAATTTGTTGTTTCTCCAGAGGGTATAAGGAGTAGATATACTGATGAAAAAGAGCTAGAGGTATATGTAATGGTTATGGCTGGCAAGATTAATAAGACAATAGTTTCTAAGCTTATAGCTCTAGGCTCTAAGGCTATAGGTATAACAGGTGCTGATGGACCTACTCTTATAGCTGAGAGGAAGAAGAGAATTGTTATAGTTGATGAAAGAGGTAGGAAGAGGGTTATTGACGGAGGTTATACGGGCAGGATCATAAATGTTGATATAACCCTCATAAAGTCTCTAATTGAGAATGGATATGTTGTTGTTGTTGCTCCTATAGCTATAGATAGTGAGGGAACTCTTCTCAATGTTGATGGTGATCAAACAGCATATGCTATTGCAACTGCTTTAAAGGCTCAAGATCTAGTCATATTAACAGATGTAGAGGGGGTAATCATAGATAACAAGATTGTTAAGGAGATTAGATCAAGTGAGATTGAAGGAATTATAGATAAAATAGGCACTGGTATGAATAGAAAGGTTATGCTTGCTGGAAAAGCTGTTAATGAAGGTGTTAATAGAGCTATAATAGCTTCTGGAATTATTCAAAATCCTATACTGAATGCTTTATCTGGTAATGGAACAGTAGTTCTAAAGGGGTAATCTATGCCTATACTCGATGATGTTGATCTAAAACTTTTAAAGTTATTGAAAGAGAATGCCAGAACCCCATATTCAAAGTTGGCAAAGGAGCTTGGGATAAGCGAATCTGGTGTGAGGAAGAGGATACGTAAGTTAATAAAGATGGGAGTTATCAAGAAGATAACAATAGAGTATGAACTTGGAAATGAGGTTAAGGCGATAATACTAGTAAAAACACAGCCACCTGTACCCGTACCAGAAGTTTCTAGAAATATTATGAAAATTGCAGGTGTAGATATTGTTTATGAGGTAACAGGAGAATATGATATAATAGTTGTTGCAAGATCGACAGGTGTAGATACAATAAATAAGTTTATAGATGAGATTCGCTCTATTCCAGGTGTGGTTAGCACCTATACAATGATTGTACTTAGAACATGGGTATAGAGCAAAACACCATATAAATTTTTAAAGTCTTGTCAATAGTGTAATATAAGGTATAAGGTGATTTAGATGCTCCAAACACATTAGAGAGACTAGATAAATGTGATAGAGGATATATAGCGGTAAAAGCACCTGCCTCAATAGCGAATCTAGGACCTGGATTCGATATTCTTGCTATGGCTATTAAGGATCTATATGATATTGTTGAGGTATGTATCTCCTCAGGCAATAACAATATATATGTATATTCTCATTCTAAAGACTTTGAAATTCCATCTGGAGAAGGAAATGTAGCATATCATATAGCTAAAAACTTTAGAGAGATATACAACATACATAACATTGATATTTATATCAATGTTATTAAAGGTGTACCACCTGGTTATGGACTAGGAAGTTCTGGAGCAACATCTGCAGCAACAGCATTTGGACTCTCAAAACTATTACAACCTAGTCTTAGTGATATAGAGATTCTTAGAATTGCTGGTGTAGGAGAGAAATTTGCTTCTGGATCTATACATTATGATAATGTTGCTGCAAGTCTCTTTGGAGGTATAGTGATTCTAGATCTTTCTAAGGAGAGAGTCTATAGAATTATACCTAGGTCAGAGATATATGTAGCTATTGTAATGCCTAAGAATGTGTTACAGATAGAGAGAAAGACTGCATATGCAAGATCTATATTACCTAAGAGTATAGATCTAGATATCCATGTACTTCAGTCATCAGTTATAGCTAAGATGATCTATGCATTAGCTATAGATAATATAGATTTATTTGGAGAAGCAGTATCTACAGACTACATAATTGAACCTATACGATCTAAGCTTATACCATTTTATAGTGAGATGAAGAGAATAGCACTTGAAAATGGGGCTCTGGGATTCAACATTAGTGGTGCAGGTCCATCTGTCTTCTCTATACATAGATCCAGAGACAATGCAGAGAATGTAGGCAAAAAGCTTATAGAGTTTCTCAATAGTAGGGGGATAGAAACAAGTTTTTTCGTAACACAGTTATCAGATAAAGGTGCTGAGGTGATGAAGCAGTGGTAATAGAGAGTAATAGAAAGGTTAATGTAGCTATAATAGGTTTTGGATCTGTGGGCAGAGCATTAGCTAGAGTATTAGCTTTAAAGAGGAGGGATATCTATAACAGATATGGAATTAATATATCTATTGTAGCTATTGTAGATTCTAAGGGTATGGCAATAAAGCCTGAGGGATTTGATGAATATGAACTTCTAAAACTAAGTGAACTTCCAAGATCTTCTGTAAACATGTTTAAGCCATATGCAGTTGATGGTGTTGATCTTGAGAAGCTCTATAACACTGTTACACCTGATATACATGTAGAGCTAACGCCATCGGATTACTCTACAGGTAAGCCAGGAGTTGATAATGTATTCTTTGCAATTAGCAGAGGAGCACATTTAGTCCTAGCTAATAAAGCTCCACTAGTTTTAAAGTTCCGTGAGCTGATTGATAAGGCTAAGAGCAGGGGTCTGGAGGTTAGATTTAGAGCTACAGTTCTTGGTGGAACTCCATTTATAGATACCTTAATGAGTATGAAGAGCTATGAAATAGATAGGATAGAGGGTATTATTAATGCTACAACAAATTTCATATTGACGGAAATGCATGATAAATTGATAGAGTTTAGCGAAGCTCTAAAAATTGCTCAGGCACTAGGAATAGCAGAGGCAAATCCATCACTAGATATAGATGGTATTGATGCAGCAGCAAAACTTGTCATTATATCGAATATTGTTGGTACACCGATAAAGCTTGAAGATGTTTATAGGGAGAGTCTTTCTAGAATTACTCTAAGAGATATTGTTGATGCTATTAAACAGGGATTTGTTATAAAGTATATAGCGACATTGAATATTAGAGAGAGGTCAGCTTCTGTTAGAATAGCTAGAGTACCGAGAAACGATATTTTTGCTCAAATCAATGGAACATTAAATGGTCTAAGAATTAAGACTAATGTTGCAGAGCTGATATTTATAGGTAAAGGTGGTGGAGGAATAGAGACAGCACATTCAGTTTTAGATGATATAATATCAATTGCTCAAAAAGTTGTAGGTAGTAGATAGATGAGTTTCAAAGATACTGTTGTTAAGATAGGCGGATCATTATTAAGAGATACTGCTACATATATTGATGTAGCACTAAATATAAAGAGGGTGTTTATAGAGAATGGCTATAGACCTTTTATAGTTGTCTCTGCTGCAAAGGGTATTACAGATGAGCTTATCAATGTAGCTAAAGGTAATAAGAAATCTCTTGATATAGTTATAGATAGATATCTAGATATTGCTAAGGGATTTAGTAGCGATAAACTATTGAGAAGGATTTTACAAGAACTTGAAAATCTTAAGAGAATAGCTGAAACACTTAACTATATAGATCTATCATTACTAGATCTAATACTTTCATTTGGAGAAAGAATAAGTAAGATTCTGATGGTTGAAGCTCTTGAGAATATTGGTGTTAAGTCGGTTGAACTAAATGCTAAGGATATTATAATTACTAATAATGTTTATGGAGATGCAACCATAGATTATGAACAAACTCTCTCTAATCTTGAAAAAGTGTTTTTGTCTTTAAGGAATAGCATGGTTGTACCTGTGATTGAGGGTTTTATAGGTGCGACACCTGATGGAATGATAACTACTCTTGGGAGAGGTGGCTCTGATTATACAGCAAC
Above is a genomic segment from Ignisphaera aggregans DSM 17230 containing:
- a CDS encoding Extracellular ligand-binding receptor (COGs: COG0683 ABC-type branched-chain amino acid transport systems periplasmic component~InterPro IPR002455:IPR001828~KEGG: kcr:Kcr_0084 ABC-type branched-chain amino acid transport system, periplasmic component~PFAM: Extracellular ligand-binding receptor~SPTR: B1L7L7 ABC-type branched-chain amino acid transport system, periplasmic component~PFAM: Receptor family ligand binding region); this encodes MKGLKTPIAIAIAIATLIIGYIAGIFTSSTIFTPSTTTLTITVTSAPTAAATTAQEKTVTVTQTVTISQGGAGLSGEIPIGALLPLTGALATYGQMCQEAFLLAVNDVNEWLKALGKPWRLKPIVEDTAVNPQQALDKLMALHAQGVKVVVGPMASSEVLAIKSYADSNQILVISQSSTAMSLAIPGDFIYRFTAPDSYQAKAIAHIMWLRGIRFVVPIWRGDAWGDGLADYTKREFENICRASGEACGWDSGIRFDPNAKEFSTEVATLASKVQSYADRYGKDKVGVLVISFEEAASIITEALKYPILSEVLWQGSDGTYGTTKFIEEPSIAEFVIKTQFWNTMTAPGESPLRERVRSYIMQKLGSEPIPYAYFTYDAVWAIALAIDHTGSYDGAALRNAIPYVLQYFIGSSGHFVLDENGDRATADYVIGTVAKTSDGKYVWKDIAIFTSAGELKQL
- a CDS encoding amino acid/amide ABC transporter ATP-binding protein 1, HAAT family (COGs: COG0411 ABC-type branched-chain amino acid transport systems ATPase component~InterPro IPR003439:IPR003593~KEGG: kcr:Kcr_0083 ABC-type branched-chain amino acid transport system, ATPase component~PFAM: ABC transporter related~SMART: AAA ATPase~SPTR: B1L7L6 ABC-type branched-chain amino acid transport system, ATPase component~PFAM: ABC transporter; Branched-chain amino acid ATP-binding cassette transporter); the encoded protein is MSNDDAILIAKNVTKYFGGLVALDNVSIEVKKYSLTLLIGPNGAGKTTLINVCTGVLKPEKGIIIFDGKDITGYPPHKVYSLGFTRTFQIPQPFKSLTVLENVLAAIRSRGENPLEALRRSSWIRNEYENIEKAFRILKIVGLDRYWDWEAYKLGAGQLKMLEIARSLAAGAKLLALDEPIGGTDPSYANSIFENIRRIKLDAKISFLVIEHRIDIALKYADYVYVMDRGRVIAEGTPSEVLKNPKVAEVYLG
- a CDS encoding amino acid/amide ABC transporter ATP-binding protein 2, HAAT family (COGs: COG0410 ABC-type branched-chain amino acid transport systems ATPase component~InterPro IPR003439:IPR003593:IPR017871~KEGG: kcr:Kcr_0082 ABC-type branched-chain amino acid transport system, ATPase component~PFAM: ABC transporter related~SMART: AAA ATPase~SPTR: B1L7L5 ABC-type branched-chain amino acid transport system, ATPase component~PFAM: ABC transporter), with the protein product MAVLEVKNLYSGYGKIKVLFDINFSADEGKITAIIGPNGAGKSTLLNSIYGIADIYDGKVLLNGIDITGLKPYIIARMGIGYVPQTNNIFSELSVEENLRIAVRNVSREEFKARMEEVLDFFPKLRELLHRKAGTLSGGERRMLAIAIALMRRPNILLLDEITTDLAPIVVKRILEKVVELRDKMGMTIVMVEQYARRALEICDKVYLIASGQVKFEGDPKQLLEQRELVSLYLGAL
- a CDS encoding N-acetyl-ornithine/N-acetyl-lysine deacetylase (COGs: COG0624 Acetylornithine deacetylase/Succinyl-diaminopimelate desuccinylase and related deacylase~InterPro IPR002933:IPR010175~KEGG: kcr:Kcr_0814 N-acetyl-ornithine/N-acetyl-lysine deacetylase~PFAM: peptidase M20~SPTR: B1L532 N-acetyl-ornithine/N-acetyl-lysine deacetylase~TIGRFAM: N-acetyl-ornithine/N-acetyl-lysine deacetylase~PFAM: Peptidase family M20/M25/M40; Peptidase dimerisation domain~TIGRFAM: N-acetyl-ornithine/N-acetyl-lysine deacetylase), translated to MLIDILKAYSPTNHEDRAIEVLKNYAYELGYEDIVVDEVGNLIASYGRGPISISFIGHIDTVPGELPVSFNGDVITGRGAVDAKGPLVAMFIGASLAKRFIDFNRFKVYAIAVTGEEGDSRGAKNLVKKGFRSDGAVIGEPSNNSIVVGYRGSIKMKIVCRGIGGHSSSPSIEATACDKVIDIWSRIRDRYRGYRASETSASLIYLRCGEESSSVHPRYGESIIDIRVSVDRSIRDIVDEISQLITISSCEYSILDYTNPVKVSLNNVMVRSMTRAMVKHNIRPRFTYKLGTSDMNIIYPIVTENIVAFGPGRSELSHSDREEISIDEMIKGIYIYRDTINEFINIYSAPR
- a CDS encoding acetylornithine aminotransferase apoenzyme ;N2-acetyl-L-lysine aminotransferase apoenzyme (COGs: COG4992 Ornithine/acetylornithine aminotransferase~InterPro IPR005814~KEGG: sto:ST0191 acetylornithine aminotransferase~PFAM: aminotransferase class-III~SPTR: Q976K0 Acetylornithine/acetyl-lysine aminotransferase~PFAM: Aminotransferase class-III); its protein translation is MLKYLMLYEDRGIEIEYAESQYVWDSNGRKYLDMHTGHGVAFLGHRNPHIVNTIVDQMSKVMTLSTSFRVKIREEMLEVLSKVVPDRYEYVYLLNSGSEAVEFALKISRKVTGRKKIIYFTNSFHGRTFGALSVTANQKYRKGFEPLLPETMMLRYNDLSEIDKAVDEQTAAVILELIQGEGGINVASEEFVSELRRRTMDVGAILIIDEIQTGFGRTGSIWLSEQYGVYPDILLAGKAIGGGFPVSVIFMPHDIGVKIERGSHGSTYGGNPLACAAVKASTEVLINDSVPQKAYEKGNMFFELLRRELKDIRIVREIRGAGLMIGIDLRIEPTNIIKELQNEGILALKSGTTVLRLLPPYVITNIDIEYAVKVIARTIASQISS
- a CDS encoding lysine biosynthesis enzyme LysX (COGs: COG0189 Glutathione synthase/Ribosomal protein S6 modification enzyme (glutaminyl transferase)~InterProIPR003806:IPR013651:IPR011761:IPR004666:IPR 011870~KEGG: sto:ST0192 hypothetical protein~PFAM: RimK domain protein ATP-grasp; protein of unknown function DUF201~SPTR: Q976J9 Lysine biosynthesis protein lysX~TIGRFAM: lysine biosynthesis enzyme LysX; alpha-L-glutamate ligase, RimK family~PFAM: RimK-like ATP-grasp domain~TIGRFAM: Lysine biosynthesis enzyme LysX; alpha-L-glutamate ligases, RimK family); this encodes MFIARIGIAYEVIRWEEKLLIDTSRELGLEVVPLHLHNVRLLIGSDGRKLEKELEDIDIVLQRAISHVIALNSSLAFESMGIRSINNSLSMAIAMNKLWTAKLLVQNNIKIPRTIVAFSDETCFRSAEILRYPLVVKPIDGSWGRLIAMARDDEELRSVLEHRSYIPNPVMKVHMLQEFVKKPNRDIRVFVIGEEVPAAIYRVSNHWITNTARGGKAVPVNIDSELRELALKTAKIIGGEILGIDIFEDQERGYVVNEVNAVPEFKNTVMATGVPIHLKIIEYVKSQVKR